TTTGACTGACGAGAGACGCGCGGCGTCTCCGTCGCTGTCGCCAGTTAGGGAGACGTCGATCTCCCACCCGTTCGTCCAAAGTGTATTTACACGCGGCCAGAGACGAGGGGAAGACATCGCCCATGTTACACCGGACCGAGCGCTTACACAGGCGGCAAAGTGACGCGAAGATGCAAATTGCTGCGCTCTGCTGAACTGCGCCATGAATTTTCGGTCCAGTGATGTAACCGCCATGAAAATAGATGGTCCCTTGCTAACTCCGTTAATTTCCCAATCTCTGCACATTTGCCTGTTGCTCCGTTACATCATGATTCTTACCGATTTTCTCAGCCGACCGATGATTTATTCCCGTCGCTCGCGAAGTCGCGAGAGGACACATCTCGGCTAAATTGATAAGAGCGAAGAAACTCGAGCAACGATTAAACAATCATCTTCACGCGCGCTGTACCTAAAAGAGAAAACGACGCTCCTGTGAATGCGGCTCGCTGTTCTGAGAGAGCcgaaagataattataaaatctgcTTACGATGAATCAGTATAAGAATGCAAATCAGCGAAAGCTGTGAAAATTCAAGGCTGGGAAATCGCTCGTTGCTTTCTCCAACAGTTTGttctgaaaaaataaaaagaaacgcaGTTAAGAAGTGCTCTGATGTAAGAGCGGACATTAATGTGAATTATGATCTAAATCAAACAGGTTTTCGATCCTGAGAATCGCGAGTCATCGGCGTGAATTAACGAGGGCGCGAGTTTGTGTATATAATGAAGTTCGCACGTAGCTTCTTTCCGTCAACGATCGATGCCGATAGATTCAGCCTTCGCTGGCTTATCTACGAGCTGCCTCGCGAGGCCTTCGGGAAAGCCTGAAAAGCAACGCGTCGATGCCAAAAATATTGCCTCGAGCTCGGGATGCTCAGgctcgcgtgcacgcacgcacgcacgcacgcacgcacgcgatcCCAATGCAAATTTGTTTACGATGCACGCGTGATGTATGTACGCGATGCTCCAACGTGATCCCGTTGCGGGATCGCACCGGAAGTGCCGACGGAAAAAACACCGTGGGTATTTCTGCGGGTTGCATCAATGCGGCCGCGCGACGATGTTGTTGCAGCGCGGAACAACAGGCAACGTTACGCAATATGATGCTCCGTCTCGCTTCCCTTTGTCCCTCTTCACCGTAGCGGATGAATCAGGTAcacgtatacgtgtatacgcAACGCGTCCCGCAGCGCGTGTACCTTGACACGACGATTTCTCTGCATTACGATGACGATTCACCACGACATCAAGGCTGAATCGTTACAAGAAAACGTCAGGATGGAGTTATTTATGGAAGCATGAATCGTGCCCGTACCTAGCACACTCCTTTCTCGTTTATCCGCTTACTGATTCGCTGATTTTCCAATCCTGGTGGCTCCCCATTGTAATTGTCTTTGCCCATTCATTAACTTGACTCCGTCTGCTGCGACgaactaaaataattaaaagtcaCCGTAAAAGTCACTGTGGTCggtatttaaaatgttatacGTGATATTCTTATCTTGAATAAAGCGTAATGTTATATAGAGATAGGACACACCCCTCGGCAGTATCTACAGGTTTAAATCAGGTCGTCCGTGCTGGGCGGAAGGCGGAAACAGAAGCGGCGGCCTCGCGTTCTGGCTTCTGCTATAGTGAAACAAAAATCAAGGCGAGAATGAAGAAGGCGGATTCACTCGGGCGGAGTTTGCACGAGAGAGGACTACGTAAAGTATCATGTTGTGCTTCCGTGAATTTGCTTTCATTGCCAGCTACGTACGTGCCTGGAACGTTTCAGGAACAGGAAGAACGCGCTGGATTATTCTCTTCATGCATGATTATCTCGCATgaagcgaaaaataaaatgttttttacaaaatgtctaatcctaaaattttatattaatttattttagatcACGTTGGCTGCTCTTCGACAATTATTGTTGCTCAAGCAGCACTCGTTATCTTGTTTGTTaagagtattatttatttttcgtcgTTGTTCATTTTCTTTGTTAGACGTCGACGGTTTATTGACGCTATTCTCTCCTCGTGACGATAATGCCCGAGGTAACGAATACTCGAATTAAGTGCGATAAAAGGCAACGTTTGCCCCCCTCCGTTGGAGTCCATTTAATCTCGATCAGTCGGAATCTACGACCCCGTCGCTCTTTATCCCGCTCTGTATCCTTTTATCTGGCTCTTTCTCGTTCTAGTTGCCATCCCTAATTCACCGGAGTGACTGGACTGTACTGCTGTTCGAATGGTGATGCTATTTTGAGCTACGGCTCGGTTTTAGTAGGCCAGTGGGAAACGGAAGCGGAGGGTACGGCCTTTACCTATATATCGTCCATATTTACGCTCGTTAAATCGGACGGATTTATTCCACTAACATTAGCGCCCTATAGTATCTGCCTATCGCATCTTCGATCATTTGTTTAGCAGGAAAATGGAACGAGACAAGTCTTGCGACTCATCGGAGCTAAAAGCGGCTTTTCAATCTGATGAAAAGCAACGTCCATCTTCAGAAGAGACAAAAGATTCACCTGTTGAGAATAATTGTCCATCGTCGCGGCAacaaaaacaagaaaatacaTCTGGATTTAACTGTAATCGATTGCCGTTCGTATTTTCCTTGGACAGCCTTGTAAATTTGATCAACGTGGAAAAGCAAACctgaaaatacataaaatccacagtatctattattttttatatattatatatatagtataatataatagtgtTGTAAGCGACCTGCGACAAGTTATTGACAATACGCGTTCGTTGTTTTAATTCTGCGACGGTATGCCAGGTACCGTTTATCGCGATCGTTTGTCTTTTTAGGGAGCCGACTGGAATGCCGGGTTACACACAGTTGACACATAGATGATCCCCCCCTCTCGCTCCCCGCCCGTGCAATGTAATTTCATATCGCCTAATTAGGCAGCACGCAAGGACGGCGACCCTAATTCGCAAGGCGTGTCGGTCTATGCGATTCATGGATTTTCCGCGGTACAGGAAATAACATAATCGTTTGAGCGCATAGTTGAAGTGACCAGAAAACCAGCATTCATATTCataagattaaaaataattctaccttgataaaattaataaaatagtgcCAAGTGTTAATTTGTTGCATGACAATTCGAGGAAATGAACAATTATGATAAAAGCAGCAATAATGTAATGAAcaatgcaaaaaaagaaggtCGTTTGTTATACGACTTAATTAGATTGCGTCTTTTACTCATACGTGAAAAATGTGGGAGGCCCCTCGCACTGCGCTTTGAGACGTTAATGATGTAATTAAGGCGTTCACGTATCGTGCGAATGGACCAACTTGCGCCAGATGAATGAAACTTGTAAGGTCTCACCGAGAACTTGCAAGTTTTCGATAACACGCGTTTTCCTCGAAAgcattttaagaaattaattttatgcgtGTGAAACTGATAAGTACAATAAATGGAGAGtaactatataattttacactcacttgtaattacaattatttaaagagagggagagaggaattAAAATCGCTTTAAATCTCTCTAATTAAAATGTTGCTCGTCCAATTTCTGCATTTTCTCCAAGCGTTCCCGCGCGATTTGCTCCAAACTGTTGTAAAATTCGGACCTCGCGGCAAACAGAGACTTGAAATCACGGCGATGCAGGCGGAGCAGCTCGCACACTTCCAGGGCGATAACCGATTCCGTTCTACGGCGATCCGGGTAAATCAGGCCAATCTCgccgaaatgatcaccgtcgTGAAAATGACAGATCTGTGAAACATATCTCGTTACTTCGCCGTAATTGCAGACAAAGCATCATGGATCCaccttctctttctcatttaGGTGCAGTGTTGTGTCGGTTACGTACCTCCTTTCCCGAGAATGTGATCAGCACGACGGTTCCGCTGGCTATGAAATACATGCAATCGCTTTCACTACCGGCTTTGTAAATTACATCTTCCTCGAGATATATTATCGGTTTTAATGCATCTGCAATAATAGATCATCTATTAATCTTTCAAGTTCTAGAACGGATAATAAGTAACGATTTAAAGAAAGTTCCGCACGATGCATGTATAACAGTAACAACTGTATCATCATGTTACTATTATCAAGCTGTTAACATGAGAAAcaagttatttaataattacttattaaGTCGCCAAGTATGTTGCGAGGTAAATTGTGAAGAATCGTAGTGTCTAGCAATCCTCGGCTGCTATGGAATAGAATTTCTTGATTCAAATGATCTAGAGAAGCATTGGAAAAGCATGAAAAGAAAGTTTTAGAATCATGTATTAAAGTCGTGATAATTAACAGcttttaatctttatatttagttgtattttattataattcagcTCACTCGACAGAGTATcggatataatattttccttgAAGAAACTGCCTTGGTAACGATACTCATAATACAAGATCAATCTATCTTGTAAATATTGTGGAAACTTTTTCTgacgaatatatttttttactttgtcTATGATCCGTTGATACTTCACCTCTGGTTCTGTCGATGATTCCAAGAGGTGCAAAATTTTAACTGCAACAAGATATATATTGCACAagttttaagaaattattagaatatttcgcaaaatatatattttgtgatACCGAATGACATTAAACGATTCAATACCGATCAAGTAGATCATGTAGCCTCTTCCTAGCAGCAAAAGTATGCATCGTATTATTGTATCCAAAATTCCAAATCTTTCATATTCCACGAAATTAGAGCCGATTAAATTACTCACTCCGATATGCATAAATATCAGGTAAATTGTCCAGTTGGGTTTATCATAAAGTTTTGttgatatgtaatatatatctgaattctataaatatataaaattaaatataaatttt
The Ooceraea biroi isolate clonal line C1 chromosome 4, Obir_v5.4, whole genome shotgun sequence genome window above contains:
- the LOC105282773 gene encoding potassium/sodium hyperpolarization-activated cyclic nucleotide-gated channel 3; translation: MAIDSNASNKRISLLIRAHICDLPRTSGSNLPKLPPNARFYSRWKRNLQKLVLVSGRHPLTRLILRSQAAIAFEKKRHSRSSHRWVVHPCSMLRFYWDTIMTAVFLYFFVAVPYILCFYRIGKSSGPERWNIVYPAYAVCIFDIFLNFITGFVSSDGHEIFLDTTLVMRHYVRGYFFVDLISSIPYTWFYPVRILPPGLNSNSALLIAEFLPILKIARIPTVHRNIRQISTNFEFSQAQKSTIWLIVLTLLIFHWNSCISYVFPYIVKHIQGKSIENSDIYYISTKLYDKPNWTIYLIFMHIGVSNLIGSNFVEYERFGILDTIIRCILLLLGRGYMIYLIVKILHLLESSTEPEVKYQRIIDKVKKYIRQKKFPQYLQDRLILYYEYRYQGSFFKENIISDTLSNHLNQEILFHSSRGLLDTTILHNLPRNILGDLINALKPIIYLEEDVIYKAGSESDCMYFIASGTVVLITFSGKEICHFHDGDHFGEIGLIYPDRRRTESVIALEVCELLRLHRRDFKSLFAARSEFYNSLEQIARERLEKMQKLDEQHFN